In Symmachiella dynata, the following are encoded in one genomic region:
- a CDS encoding gamma-glutamyl-gamma-aminobutyrate hydrolase family protein, which translates to MSKKPTIAFNGDFRPARKDVNPLSWFNTGYYDSITAAGGLPMPLPPFADDADLNQFLDNVDGLVLAGCTQDMNPQRLGMEPHPTTRAMPARREDFDRRLCKIAYERRIPVLAIGLGMQMLNVVCGGTIYQHISEAYPRPLHHFDPVEKNLRHIIEIVPETRMDEIYGPGEIRINSSHHQSVDQLATPFRVSATAPDGVIEAYESILDDWYCLGVQWHPESETSSALDMQVFQHFLQACTAVEQPMILQLRHAA; encoded by the coding sequence ATGTCCAAGAAACCGACGATCGCGTTCAATGGTGACTTTCGCCCCGCACGCAAAGATGTGAATCCGCTCTCGTGGTTCAACACCGGCTACTACGACTCGATCACGGCCGCCGGCGGATTGCCCATGCCGCTGCCGCCCTTTGCCGATGATGCGGACCTGAACCAATTTCTCGACAATGTCGACGGCCTGGTCTTGGCCGGCTGCACGCAAGACATGAATCCGCAACGACTCGGCATGGAACCGCATCCGACCACCCGCGCCATGCCCGCCCGCCGCGAAGACTTTGACCGCCGTTTGTGCAAAATCGCCTACGAACGCCGTATTCCGGTCTTGGCCATCGGCCTGGGTATGCAGATGTTGAACGTCGTTTGCGGCGGCACGATCTATCAACACATTTCCGAAGCCTACCCCCGTCCGCTGCACCATTTCGATCCGGTCGAGAAGAACCTGCGTCACATTATCGAGATCGTTCCCGAAACACGGATGGACGAAATCTACGGCCCGGGCGAAATCCGCATCAACAGTTCGCACCACCAATCGGTCGACCAACTGGCGACCCCGTTCCGCGTGAGCGCCACCGCCCCCGACGGCGTGATCGAAGCGTACGAATCGATCCTGGACGACTGGTACTGCCTCGGCGTGCAATGGCACCCCGAAAGCGAAACCTCATCGGCCCTGGACATGCAAGTCTTCCAACACTTCCTGCAAGCCTGCACAGCCGTGGAACAACCGATGATCCTACAACTGCGCCACGCTGCGTAG
- a CDS encoding DUF1549 domain-containing protein produces MHTPRRGQLAVICACSIVISTRLLAPALGDDEANPVAPRRPELPSLEKGSTLTNPIDRFLQTTYAAEKIDVERLVSDEVFARRVHEDLVGLLPTPTELQAFVADSHPDKRRRLVRKLLADRRAYAEHWLTFWNDALRNAFRGTGFIDDGRRQITGWLFAALYDNKPYDQFVHELISPVDGSAGFIKGIIWRGTVNASQRREMQAAQTISQVFLGTNIKCASCHDSFIDTWTLDDAYGLANVFADEPLETFECNKPNGEFATVKFIFPQLGKIDGTAPRDERIQQLADIMTSPQNGRLTRTIVNRLWAILMGRGLVEPVDEMDLPPWHADLLDWLAADLAQHDYDLQHTLELICTSRAYQLPSVGFPDPEETSYTFRGPLVKRMSGEQFLDAISSLTSVWQPVEPAMVQRDGRGQGGQLTDVALVLAERRRDQTPATARWIWNDAQAAQGTIGGSLFLRREFTLQAAPQTARVIAAGDNSFTLYVNGKQIARGENWQKPTVVDIQPHLRSGQNVFAVAAVNSADKDKQPEESSNSAGFLLSADIQMADGENVVIETDDSWLWSTQSPDKWETVEFDAQDWKPAVELADIDGGPWNIRVPLLAALIISDSQVRAAMVMDDALTRALGRSNREQVVTRRQSIATTLQALELTNGGTLDAVLKQGAENWLMQSEANSVAIIKGIYTQALGRAPTADEAALARALVGEKPSVESVQDLLWVVVMLPEFQLIE; encoded by the coding sequence ATGCACACTCCTAGACGCGGTCAGCTTGCCGTTATTTGCGCCTGTTCGATCGTCATCTCGACCCGACTCCTCGCACCCGCACTGGGCGACGACGAGGCCAACCCCGTAGCGCCGCGCCGCCCGGAGTTGCCGTCCCTTGAAAAGGGATCGACTCTCACCAACCCTATCGATCGCTTTTTGCAAACGACGTACGCAGCAGAGAAGATTGACGTCGAGCGCCTTGTTAGCGACGAGGTCTTTGCGCGGCGCGTGCATGAAGATCTGGTGGGATTGTTACCGACGCCGACGGAGTTGCAAGCATTCGTTGCCGATTCGCATCCCGATAAGCGACGGCGGTTGGTGCGCAAGCTTTTGGCTGACCGTCGCGCGTATGCGGAACATTGGTTGACGTTTTGGAACGATGCGCTGCGCAACGCGTTTCGCGGCACCGGATTTATTGATGACGGCCGGCGGCAAATTACCGGGTGGCTGTTTGCCGCACTGTATGACAACAAACCGTATGACCAATTCGTCCACGAGTTGATCAGCCCGGTCGACGGCTCCGCAGGGTTCATCAAGGGAATCATTTGGCGGGGCACGGTCAATGCCAGTCAGCGGCGAGAGATGCAAGCAGCGCAGACGATTTCACAAGTCTTTCTGGGAACCAACATCAAGTGCGCCAGTTGCCACGACAGTTTTATCGACACCTGGACCCTCGACGACGCCTACGGTTTAGCCAACGTCTTCGCCGACGAGCCGCTAGAAACATTTGAATGCAACAAACCCAACGGCGAGTTTGCCACGGTCAAGTTTATCTTTCCGCAACTGGGCAAGATCGACGGAACGGCGCCGCGCGACGAGCGGATTCAACAACTCGCCGACATCATGACCAGCCCGCAAAACGGACGTTTAACGCGGACGATTGTGAATCGACTCTGGGCGATCCTGATGGGACGCGGACTGGTCGAACCGGTGGATGAAATGGATTTGCCACCTTGGCACGCCGACCTGTTGGATTGGCTAGCCGCCGACTTGGCGCAGCACGATTACGACCTGCAGCACACGCTGGAGTTGATTTGTACATCGCGGGCCTATCAACTCCCCTCGGTCGGTTTCCCCGATCCTGAAGAAACAAGCTACACCTTTCGCGGGCCGTTGGTGAAACGCATGTCGGGGGAACAGTTTCTCGATGCAATTTCATCGCTGACCAGCGTCTGGCAGCCTGTGGAACCTGCCATGGTCCAGCGGGACGGTCGCGGACAGGGAGGGCAATTGACCGACGTGGCTCTTGTCTTGGCGGAGAGACGGCGAGACCAAACCCCGGCCACTGCGCGTTGGATTTGGAACGACGCCCAGGCAGCGCAAGGGACCATCGGCGGATCGTTGTTCTTGCGGCGGGAGTTTACTTTGCAAGCCGCTCCCCAAACAGCGCGCGTGATTGCCGCCGGCGATAATTCCTTCACGCTGTACGTCAATGGCAAGCAAATCGCCCGTGGAGAGAATTGGCAGAAGCCGACGGTTGTGGACATTCAGCCCCATTTACGGTCGGGACAAAATGTGTTCGCCGTGGCAGCCGTCAATTCCGCCGACAAAGACAAGCAGCCCGAAGAGTCCTCCAACTCAGCCGGTTTTTTATTGTCAGCTGATATCCAGATGGCCGACGGGGAAAACGTTGTCATCGAAACGGATGATTCGTGGTTGTGGAGCACGCAGTCGCCGGACAAATGGGAGACCGTCGAATTTGATGCCCAAGATTGGAAACCGGCAGTCGAATTGGCCGACATCGATGGCGGTCCGTGGAACATTCGTGTGCCGTTGCTAGCTGCATTGATCATCAGCGACAGCCAGGTTCGTGCTGCGATGGTCATGGACGACGCTTTGACACGCGCGCTAGGCCGCTCGAACCGCGAACAAGTCGTCACCCGCCGTCAATCTATCGCCACTACGCTACAGGCCTTGGAACTGACCAACGGCGGCACGCTGGATGCCGTATTAAAGCAAGGAGCCGAGAACTGGCTGATGCAGTCGGAGGCGAACAGCGTTGCGATCATCAAGGGAATCTACACACAAGCCCTCGGCCGAGCACCGACCGCGGACGAAGCTGCCTTGGCTCGCGCACTGGTCGGCGAAAAGCCGTCGGTCGAGAGCGTACAAGATTTGCTATGGGTGGTGGTGATGCTACCCGAGTTTCAGTTGATTGAATAA
- a CDS encoding DUF1501 domain-containing protein, protein MFINDLPNRRDFLKTASAATLAALAAGEPTFSAGAQGDTPTAKADAVIVLWMGGGMAHTETFDPKRYTPFRKGLPANEVLSTFPAIDTAVDDIKISEGLENIASVMDRGTLLRSHYLADLGKILHSRHQYHWHTGYEPPLTVAAPHIGAWIASALGPKNPAVPAFIDIGQRYEGNGEAEELKAFQTAGILGSEFGPFRVPEPTQAIETVRPPAGMSIKRFRNRYQTYRKMLEQSPVARHGSDYQRESLLRSLDNAYKLLDSPAAQAFDLSLEPKETYARYNTGRFGLGCLLARRLIEQGARFIEVTTEYIPFFGWDTHDNGHTRLVDMKKSIDAPIAQLVQDLEQRGLLDSTLIVLASEFSRDMLVEGKPDKPVGGQVAQPDTIEELKFYGMHRHFTGASSVLMFGGGVKQGFLYGKTADERPCTTIENPVSVTDLHATIYRALGISPQHKATVEQRPFFVTKDGHGQPVTDLLG, encoded by the coding sequence ATGTTTATAAATGATCTCCCCAACCGCCGCGACTTCCTCAAAACGGCTTCCGCTGCGACATTGGCAGCGCTTGCCGCGGGCGAACCGACGTTCTCCGCTGGCGCCCAAGGCGACACGCCGACCGCCAAGGCCGATGCGGTAATTGTGCTTTGGATGGGGGGCGGAATGGCGCATACCGAAACGTTTGACCCCAAACGCTACACGCCGTTTCGCAAAGGCCTACCCGCCAACGAAGTGCTCAGCACATTCCCCGCCATTGATACCGCGGTGGACGATATCAAGATTTCCGAGGGACTGGAAAACATCGCGTCGGTGATGGACCGTGGGACGCTGTTGCGCTCACACTATCTGGCCGATCTGGGCAAAATTTTGCATTCGCGGCACCAATATCATTGGCACACCGGCTACGAACCGCCGCTGACCGTGGCGGCGCCGCACATTGGGGCTTGGATTGCCTCGGCTCTAGGCCCCAAGAACCCCGCCGTCCCGGCGTTCATCGACATCGGTCAGCGATACGAAGGGAACGGCGAGGCGGAGGAACTGAAGGCGTTTCAGACAGCCGGGATTCTGGGAAGCGAGTTCGGCCCGTTTCGCGTCCCCGAACCAACGCAGGCAATCGAAACCGTTCGCCCGCCGGCTGGGATGAGTATCAAACGATTTCGAAACCGCTATCAGACGTATCGAAAAATGCTGGAGCAAAGCCCCGTTGCCCGGCACGGCAGCGACTACCAACGCGAGTCGTTGCTGCGCTCGTTGGACAATGCCTATAAACTGCTCGATTCCCCGGCAGCACAGGCGTTTGATTTGTCCTTGGAGCCGAAGGAAACCTACGCGCGTTACAACACCGGCCGATTCGGTTTGGGGTGCTTGCTAGCGCGGCGGTTGATTGAACAAGGCGCGCGGTTTATCGAAGTCACCACCGAATACATTCCCTTTTTCGGTTGGGACACGCATGACAACGGCCATACGCGATTGGTCGATATGAAAAAATCAATCGATGCACCGATCGCGCAATTGGTCCAAGATCTTGAACAACGGGGTCTGCTCGATAGCACGTTGATTGTCCTCGCCAGCGAATTCAGTCGTGACATGCTGGTCGAGGGCAAACCGGACAAACCGGTCGGCGGCCAAGTCGCGCAGCCTGACACGATTGAAGAGCTCAAATTCTACGGCATGCACCGCCATTTCACCGGCGCCAGCAGCGTGTTGATGTTTGGCGGCGGCGTGAAGCAAGGATTTCTGTACGGCAAAACCGCCGACGAACGCCCCTGCACAACCATCGAAAACCCGGTCTCGGTCACAGACCTGCACGCGACGATCTACCGCGCCCTGGGCATCTCCCCACAACATAAAGCAACCGTCGAACAACGCCCCTTCTTTGTCACCAAAGACGGCCACGGCCAACCGGTGACGGACCTGTTGGGGTGA
- a CDS encoding metal-dependent hydrolase yields MTLPEHAICSVMLAQFGVQQRFGWRGTLVVALAGISPDFDTVAKLFGDEHFWTLHHALGHNVFALALLAAVVSGLGRWVLGLRPWGYLFFWCMIAATAHAVTDCLYWFAVKPLWPLNDWAIKWEILEYLDLIVLAMWLTAAICLWKWPQRGRLIATVTLSLFTSYVLLRFATPPPTGVWKFITGGWMYDIPEGTPGFGWW; encoded by the coding sequence ATGACTCTCCCCGAACACGCGATCTGTTCCGTGATGCTGGCGCAATTTGGAGTGCAACAACGGTTCGGTTGGCGGGGCACGCTGGTGGTGGCATTGGCGGGGATTTCTCCGGACTTCGATACCGTTGCCAAACTGTTTGGGGATGAGCATTTTTGGACGCTGCACCATGCCCTGGGGCATAATGTGTTCGCCCTGGCCCTGCTCGCTGCTGTCGTTTCTGGCCTGGGACGTTGGGTGCTTGGGCTGCGCCCTTGGGGGTATCTCTTTTTCTGGTGCATGATAGCCGCCACGGCGCATGCGGTCACCGATTGCCTGTACTGGTTCGCCGTCAAACCGCTTTGGCCGCTCAATGACTGGGCGATCAAATGGGAGATTCTGGAATACCTAGACCTGATCGTCTTGGCGATGTGGTTAACGGCGGCGATCTGTTTGTGGAAATGGCCGCAGCGCGGACGACTGATTGCGACAGTCACGCTGTCGCTTTTTACCAGTTACGTCCTCCTGCGGTTCGCGACACCCCCGCCGACGGGGGTCTGGAAATTTATCACCGGCGGTTGGATGTACGACATCCCCGAAGGAACGCCGGGCTTTGGGTGGTGGTGA
- a CDS encoding FAD-dependent oxidoreductase yields MHTSILLTAILLAPAAAPQTVETDLLVVGGSESAVAVAVQAARSGVRRIVLVNDIDWLGGQFTAEGLGAVDEWTIYKGKREPFPRSGLFLEIMNAIEADMQQKYGLPRPGNGFCSWTTCEPRDTERLFRRLVAPYLQSSGGPLQIFGNYEPLQVTVADGVVRGVEFVSTQPGQQPLTVRAKLTVDASDWGDVVRLSGAAYMRGPDLKSAFDEPGAPENQTAVRPNELNPITYCMILRETDTPTVIPQPHHYDERRYYGTTVATKEEFQELGWPRGTMSPRVPAWKESTMANGPYGEQPSVYTHRRLVDRRHNELQAGSESILVNWPLQDYPTYNFPAYLREQLEATEPGASEKNLVDMTPAQRRLVFADAKLHALGMLYHLQTTVHEKDPSQAVSFRDMELTDEFGTPDKMPLKPYVREGLRLDALYVLREQDIRDIDGMQSWATVMVPDNLFGFQFNIDFHPTKRIFLDDDPSGPWAHIHSSYRNWGTHTDRSGFPLRSLVPKQMDGLLVAGKNLGYTSIVSSAVRLHGHGMLAGQATGALAAMSLREGVPPREVAADWKRIRELQTQLVSPSSDPKTGQTPPGVLLWPYHDLPVEAEHFAAANQLAIRMILPGEQGLQDFEPDRVVTRRELARTIARAALSTGQFPDFDYSTNTDRPAFSDVDIFDPDYAAIESLQRWKLIDGKKQFHPDQPATWEFLRSIAGKLNWTVTDASTDPATPLTRALLAQAVWGAIQARPHGMHEATANYLQPGHDTDNDGTEDLNDPLPFDRDNDGLPDRIDADDTGNGLPDRLAVDGLSIRRFNFTGRGAKQVPGYHNDSGLAFDGERGFGWRTDISANHRHRHQHPDPVKDSFLFTRKTAVWECALPNGTYRVSVTVGDSGHAQPGQQLSVEGMPAVNKVDTALGRFHTASVTAKVTDGRLTIEMGTENPKLNTCLNAVTIMSATTPLE; encoded by the coding sequence ATGCACACCTCAATCCTTCTCACGGCAATCCTTCTTGCCCCCGCAGCAGCGCCGCAAACGGTGGAAACCGATTTGCTGGTCGTGGGTGGTTCTGAATCGGCCGTCGCCGTGGCTGTGCAAGCGGCGCGGTCGGGAGTGCGGCGGATTGTGTTGGTGAACGACATCGACTGGCTGGGAGGACAATTTACGGCCGAGGGTTTGGGGGCGGTCGATGAATGGACGATCTACAAGGGGAAGCGGGAACCGTTTCCTCGCAGCGGATTGTTTTTAGAAATCATGAATGCCATCGAAGCCGACATGCAGCAAAAATACGGCTTGCCGCGACCGGGGAACGGCTTTTGTTCTTGGACGACCTGTGAACCGCGGGACACGGAACGCTTGTTTCGCCGTCTCGTCGCTCCGTATTTGCAATCGAGCGGCGGTCCGCTGCAGATATTCGGCAACTATGAACCACTGCAAGTCACAGTCGCCGACGGAGTCGTGAGGGGTGTTGAATTTGTCTCCACACAACCCGGCCAACAACCACTCACCGTTCGGGCAAAATTAACCGTCGATGCCTCCGACTGGGGTGATGTCGTCCGGCTCAGTGGGGCGGCGTACATGCGCGGGCCCGATTTGAAATCGGCGTTTGACGAGCCAGGCGCGCCGGAAAACCAGACCGCCGTCCGCCCCAACGAACTCAATCCGATTACCTATTGCATGATCCTCCGCGAAACGGACACTCCCACAGTGATTCCCCAGCCGCATCATTACGATGAGCGGCGATATTATGGAACGACCGTAGCCACCAAGGAAGAGTTTCAAGAGCTGGGTTGGCCGCGGGGGACGATGTCGCCACGTGTTCCGGCCTGGAAGGAGAGCACGATGGCGAACGGCCCGTATGGAGAACAGCCGTCGGTCTATACACACCGCCGCTTGGTGGATCGCCGACACAATGAGCTTCAAGCTGGCAGCGAATCCATCCTGGTAAATTGGCCGCTGCAGGATTATCCGACCTATAATTTTCCCGCCTATTTGCGCGAGCAACTCGAAGCGACCGAACCGGGGGCCTCGGAGAAAAACCTCGTCGACATGACCCCTGCGCAGCGGCGATTGGTCTTTGCGGATGCCAAATTGCACGCGCTGGGCATGTTGTATCACCTGCAAACCACGGTGCATGAAAAAGACCCGTCACAGGCGGTTAGCTTTCGTGATATGGAATTGACCGACGAGTTCGGGACGCCGGACAAAATGCCCTTAAAGCCGTACGTCCGCGAAGGTTTGCGACTGGATGCGCTCTACGTGCTTCGCGAACAGGACATTCGTGACATCGACGGCATGCAATCCTGGGCGACCGTAATGGTGCCCGACAATCTCTTCGGCTTTCAATTCAACATCGACTTTCATCCGACAAAGCGAATTTTCTTAGACGACGATCCCAGCGGACCGTGGGCGCATATTCATTCCAGTTACCGCAATTGGGGCACGCACACCGACCGTAGTGGGTTTCCGCTGCGAAGCCTTGTTCCAAAACAAATGGACGGACTGTTGGTGGCGGGAAAAAACCTGGGGTATACCAGTATCGTCAGTTCGGCCGTACGATTACACGGGCATGGCATGCTGGCCGGACAAGCGACCGGAGCCTTGGCGGCGATGTCATTGCGCGAGGGTGTTCCTCCCCGCGAAGTCGCCGCCGATTGGAAACGCATTCGCGAATTGCAAACGCAACTTGTTTCACCCTCCAGCGACCCGAAAACAGGACAAACCCCGCCCGGTGTGCTGTTGTGGCCCTATCACGACCTGCCGGTCGAGGCAGAACATTTCGCAGCCGCCAACCAATTGGCCATTCGCATGATCCTGCCGGGCGAACAGGGACTGCAGGACTTTGAACCGGACCGAGTCGTCACGCGCCGCGAACTGGCCCGGACAATCGCGCGCGCCGCTTTGAGCACGGGGCAATTTCCAGATTTCGATTACTCCACCAATACTGATCGGCCGGCATTCAGCGATGTGGACATCTTCGATCCTGATTATGCGGCAATTGAGTCACTGCAGCGCTGGAAGCTAATCGACGGCAAAAAACAATTTCACCCGGATCAGCCTGCAACCTGGGAGTTCCTCCGCTCGATTGCTGGAAAATTAAATTGGACCGTCACGGACGCCTCAACCGATCCGGCAACGCCTCTTACCCGCGCTCTATTAGCACAGGCAGTGTGGGGGGCGATCCAAGCACGTCCGCATGGAATGCATGAGGCCACGGCGAACTATCTGCAGCCAGGACACGATACGGACAATGATGGCACCGAAGACCTCAACGACCCGTTGCCGTTCGATCGCGACAACGACGGCTTGCCTGATCGAATCGATGCGGATGACACGGGCAACGGATTGCCGGACCGTTTAGCGGTCGATGGACTTTCGATTCGGCGCTTCAATTTCACCGGGCGCGGCGCCAAGCAGGTTCCAGGCTATCACAATGACTCTGGACTTGCGTTTGATGGGGAACGGGGTTTCGGCTGGAGGACAGACATTTCCGCCAACCATCGCCACCGACATCAACATCCCGATCCGGTCAAGGATTCGTTCTTATTCACCCGGAAAACCGCTGTTTGGGAATGCGCGCTGCCAAACGGCACCTACCGCGTCAGCGTTACAGTGGGAGACAGCGGGCATGCGCAGCCCGGACAGCAATTGTCCGTCGAAGGCATGCCGGCCGTGAACAAAGTTGATACGGCTCTCGGGCGATTTCACACAGCCAGCGTGACAGCCAAAGTCACCGACGGGCGTTTGACGATCGAGATGGGAACAGAAAACCCCAAACTCAATACCTGTCTGAACGCCGTGACGATCATGTCGGCAACAACACCTTTGGAATAA
- a CDS encoding carbon storage regulator — translation MLVLSRKKNESIVINGCIRVTVVDTGNNTVRIGIDAPRDVEILRSELLTTENVAPQKPLAVTAPVTHLEGLCDFAI, via the coding sequence ATGCTTGTACTATCGCGGAAAAAGAATGAGAGCATCGTCATCAATGGTTGCATCCGTGTGACGGTCGTCGACACGGGAAACAACACGGTCAGAATCGGAATCGATGCGCCACGGGATGTTGAGATCTTGCGAAGCGAATTGCTGACGACTGAAAACGTCGCTCCGCAAAAACCGCTCGCGGTCACTGCGCCCGTCACACACCTTGAGGGCCTGTGCGATTTCGCAATCTAG
- a CDS encoding GTP-binding protein: MSHQIRFIMVGGFLGAGKTTTLGRLAKHYMDQGKTVGIVTNDQATDLVDTNTLRSQGYSVGEVAGACFCCNFDELMGTIERLGTEEVPDVILAEPVGSCTDLVATVIQPIKRIYEAQFSIAPYAVILKPSHGRRILRNEQRAGFSPKAAYILKKQLEEADAIIVNRIDELSDDAVNELAELVSTHHPGIPLLRLSAKTGDGFEGLVQFLEQDGDFGRRVLDIDYDIYADGEAELGWLNSSLRMTSETEFSLDEVLLDIVNTLRDSLADAEAETAHLKTIGLWEGFFGVANLISSEDQPELSLPSNCQVKEVDLIINARVACDPVILEEHVKQAVADVCQRHATTAEFRQTQSFRPGRPVPTHRYDSGE; this comes from the coding sequence ATGTCACACCAAATTCGATTCATCATGGTCGGCGGATTTTTGGGCGCTGGAAAAACCACCACGCTTGGTCGCTTGGCAAAGCACTACATGGATCAAGGCAAAACGGTCGGCATTGTAACGAACGATCAAGCGACGGATCTGGTCGACACGAATACGCTCCGCTCCCAAGGCTATTCCGTTGGCGAAGTCGCCGGGGCCTGCTTTTGTTGTAACTTTGACGAGTTGATGGGAACCATTGAGCGGTTGGGCACCGAAGAGGTTCCGGATGTGATCTTGGCAGAACCGGTCGGGAGTTGTACCGATCTGGTGGCAACGGTGATTCAGCCGATCAAACGGATCTACGAGGCTCAGTTCAGCATCGCCCCGTATGCGGTAATCCTCAAACCGAGCCACGGCCGTCGGATTTTGCGTAACGAACAACGCGCCGGTTTTTCGCCAAAAGCGGCTTATATTTTGAAAAAGCAACTCGAAGAAGCGGACGCGATTATTGTCAACCGGATTGACGAACTGTCCGACGATGCGGTGAATGAGTTGGCGGAGTTGGTTTCGACACACCATCCCGGGATCCCCTTACTCCGCCTGTCCGCGAAGACCGGCGACGGCTTTGAGGGCCTGGTTCAGTTTTTGGAACAAGACGGCGATTTTGGTCGCCGGGTCTTGGACATCGACTACGATATTTATGCCGATGGAGAAGCGGAACTCGGCTGGCTGAACAGCAGTCTGCGGATGACTTCGGAAACGGAGTTTTCTTTGGATGAAGTGTTGCTGGACATCGTGAACACCCTGCGAGATTCACTGGCTGACGCTGAAGCAGAGACCGCCCACCTGAAAACCATCGGCCTGTGGGAAGGCTTCTTTGGAGTTGCCAACCTGATCAGTAGTGAAGACCAGCCGGAGTTGTCGTTGCCGTCGAACTGCCAAGTCAAGGAGGTCGATTTGATCATCAATGCCCGTGTCGCCTGCGATCCGGTCATCTTGGAAGAGCATGTGAAACAGGCGGTCGCCGATGTATGCCAGCGGCATGCGACGACAGCTGAATTTCGTCAAACACAAAGCTTCCGCCCCGGCCGTCCGGTCCCCACGCATCGTTACGATTCGGGCGAGTAA